From the Xiphophorus maculatus strain JP 163 A chromosome 20, X_maculatus-5.0-male, whole genome shotgun sequence genome, one window contains:
- the LOC102219698 gene encoding tubulin monoglycylase TTLL3-like, which yields MFQSCETVGTNETHDMVSLGKKATDSAKAVILSLEKLQDGREYSLPCPCIPPEIRVGLSDLNPSSVKLAKSLVEKAVKMHKIFAIQGPYPVIRAALRARGWIEQRMPQQVQQRQNSDSRSNDAEEDNSEETEKEKEPDRLHSLMSRLVRNEMVYFYWTNRRDAICTNSLQKEQIVNHFAKAGSFTTKAGLCVNLRKLHWFDSADPDSFFPRCYKLAARDEKHAFIEDYRRTACTSLLKYVVEKDQHIQWNEICQNFQDVQWQKKQSKLHCKPLVPSETVTTALKVCQEYLESLEHGDIDKSLETPQTLTQEQWEGFLNSYYLVAHGRAQIERSGNFVSSCKAMLQKLEKVCPQLGIDGTQNIWIIKPGAKSRGRGIKCEKRLDQILRLVSMDSTFIKESKWVVQKYIEKPFLVHDTKFDVRQWFLVTDWNPLTVWFYKKCYLRFSTQPYSLDTLDSSVHLCNNSIQKHLRPSHQRHRCIPAHNMWLDDQFKAFLASQGKEALWETVVVPGMKTAVIQALLTAQDLIESRKNTFELYGADFMLDFSLHPWLIEINASPTMAPSTCVTAQLCTAVQEDTLRVVLDRRVDRSANTGDFQLIYRQVQYHILDMWWQYQPLEKLKITFFQPEEEE from the exons atg TTCCAAAGCTGCGAGACAGTGGGAACTAATGAAACACATGACATGGTTTCCCTGGGGAAGAAGGCCACCGACTCTGCCAAGGCTGTAATCCTGAGCCTAGAGAAACTGCAGGATGGCAGGGAGTACAGTTTACCGTGTCCATGCA TTCCTCCTGAGATCAGAGTGGGCTTATCCGATCTCAACCCAAGCAGTGTGAAGTTAGCCAAGAGTTTGGTGGAGAAAGCAGTTAAG ATGCACAAGATATTCGCCATCCAGGGCCCGTATCCTGTCATCAGGGCAGCTTTGAGGGCCAGGGGCTGGATTGAACAACGCATGCCGCAGCAGGTCCAGCAGCGTCAGAACAGTGACAGCAGATCGAATGATGCGGAAGAAG ACAACTCAGaggaaactgaaaaagaaaaggagccAGATAGGCTGCACAGTCTCATG tctCGTCTTGTGCGGAACGAGATGGTTTATTTCTACTGGACGAACCGTAGAGACGCAATCTGCACAAACAGCTTGCAGAAAGAGCAGATTGTCAATCATTTTGCTAAGGCAGGCAGTTTCACCACAAAG GCGGGGTTGTGTGTGAACTTAAGGAAACTCCACTGGTTTGACTCGGCTGACCCAGACAGCTTCTTCCCCCGCTGTTACAAACTCGCAGCCCGCGACGAGAAGCACGCTTTCATTG AGGACTACAGGCGGACTGCGTGCACCAGTTTACTGAAATACGTTGTGGAAAAGGACCAGCACATTCAGTGGAACGAAATATGTCAGAACTTTCAGGATGTTCAAT GGCAGAAGAAACAGAGCAAACTCCACTGTAAACCACTGGTCCCTTCCGAAACGGTTACTACTGCGCTCAAAGTATGCCAGGAATACCTGGAGAGTCTGGAGCACGGAGACATCGACAAAAGCCTGGAAACACCACAGACACTGACACAGGAACAGTGGGAAGGGTTTCTTAACAGTTATTATCTTGTTGCTCA TGGCAGAGCGCAAATCGAGAGAAGTGGAAATTTCGTTAGCTCCTGCAAGGCCATGCTGCAGAAACTTGAGAAGGTTTGCCCACAGCTGGGCATAGACGGCACACAAAACATCTGGATCATCAAACCCGGAGCAAAGTCCAGGGGCAGAG GCATCAAATGTGAAAAGCGTCTTGATCAGATCCTCAGGCTAGTGAGCATGGACTCAACCTTTATCAAGGAGAGCAAGTGGGTGGTGCAAAAGTACATAGAGAAACCCTTTCTGGTCCATGACACCAAGTTTGACGTGCGCCAGTGGTTTCTGGTCACTGACTGGAACCCTCTGACTGTGTGGTTCTACAAAAAGTGCTATTTGCGCTTTTCCACCCAGCCGTACTCATTAGACACACTCGACAG ctCGGTGCACTTGTGCAATAACTCCATCCAGAAGCACCTGAGGCCCTCTCATCAACGCCATCGCTGCATTCCAGCACACAACATGTGGTTGGATGACCAGTTCAAGGCCTTTCTGGCCAGCCAGGGCAAGGAAGCTCTTTGGGAGACTGTTGTAGTCCCAGGAATGAAGACAGCCGTGATCCAGGCACTGCTGACAGCACAGGATCTGATAGAGTCACGCAAGAACACATTTGAGCTTTATGGCGCTGATTTTATGTTAG ACTTCAGCCTGCACCCATGGTTAATAGAAATCAACGCTAGCCCCACAATGGCACCCTCAACCTGTGTGACCGCCCAGCTCTGCACTGCTGTGCAGGAGGACACATTACGAGTGGTCCTGGACCGCAGAGTGGACCGTTCCGCAAACACTGGGGACTTTCAGCTCATATATAGGCAG gttcagTACCACATACTGGACATGTGGTGGCAGTACCAGCCGCTCGAAAAGCTGAAGATCACTTTCTTTCAGCCGGAAGAAGAAGAGTGA
- the LOC102228617 gene encoding tubulin beta-4B chain-like yields MREILHLQAGQCGNQIGAKFWEVISDEHGIDPTGVYHGDSDLQLDRINVYYNEASGGKYVPRAVLVDLEPGTMDSVRSGPFGQVFRPDNFVFGQSGAGNNWAKGHYTEGAELVDSVLDVVRKEAEGCDCLQGFQLTHSLGGGTGSGMGTLLISKIREEYPDRIMNTFSVVPSPKVSDTVVEPYNATLSVHQLVENTDETFCIDNEALYDICFRTLKLTTPTYGDLNHLVSATMSGVTTCLRFPGQLNADLRKLAVNMVPFPRLHFFMPGFAPLTSRGSQQYRALTVPELTMQMFDAKNMMAACDPRHGRYLTVAAIFRGRMSMKEVDEQMLNVQNKNSSYFVEWIPNNVKTAVCDIPPRGLKMSATFIGNSTAIQELFKRISEQFTAMFRRKAFLHWYTGEGMDEMEFTEAESNMNDLVSEYQQYQDATAEEEGEFEEEGEEDMA; encoded by the exons ATGAGGGAAATTCTTCATCTTCAAGCTGGTCAATGTGGCAACCAGATTGGTGCAAAA TTCTGGGAGGTAATAAGTGACGAACATGGCATTGACCCAACCGGGGTGTACCACGGAGACAGCGACCTGCAGCTCGACCGGATCAACGTTTATTACAACGAGGCTTCAG GGGGAAAATACGTCCCTCGTGCTGTGCTGGTTGACTTAGAGCCAGGCACCATGGACTCTGTGAGGTCTGGGCCATTTGGCCAAGTGTTTAGACctgacaattttgtttttg GTCAGAGCGGTGCTGGTAATAACTGGGCTAAGGGCCACTACACCGAAGGAGCTGAGCTGGTGGACTCAGTCCTGGATGTGGTGAGAAAGGAGGCAGAGGGCTGCGACTGTCTGCAGGGATTCCAGCTCACCCACTCCCTGGGAGGAGGCACCGGCTCCGGCATGGGCACGCTCCTCATCAGCAAGATCCGAGAGGAGTACCCAGACCGCATCATGAACACGTTCAGCGTGGTGCCGTCACCCAAG GTGTCGGACACCGTGGTGGAGCCCTACAACGCCACCCTGTCCGTCCACCAGCTGGTGGAGAACACTGACGAGACCTTCTGCATCGACAACGAGGCGCTGTACGACATCTGCTTCCGTACGTTGAAGCTCACCACGCCCACCTACGGCGATCTGAACCACCTGGTGTCGGCCACCATGAGCGGCGTCACTACCTGCCTGCGCTTCCCCGGCCAGCTGAACGCCGACCTGAGGAAGCTGGCCGTCAACATGGTGCCGTTCCCCAGACTGCACTTCTTCATGCCGGGCTTCGCGCCGCTGACGAGCCGCGGCAGCCAGCAGTACCG GGCCCTGACCGTCCCTGAACTCACCATGCAGATGTTCGACGCCAAGAACATGATGGCGGCGTGCGACCCGCGCCACGGCCGCTACCTGACGGTGGCCGCCATCTTTCGCGGCCGCATGTCCATGAAGGAGGTGGACGAGCAGATGCTGAACGTTCAGAACAAGAACAGCAGCTACTTCGTTGAGTGGATCCCCAACAACGTGAAGACGGCTGTCTGCGACATCCCGCCGCGCGGCCTCAAGATGTCCGCCACCTTCATCGGAAACAGCACGGCCATCCAGGAGCTGTTCAAGCGCATCTCGGAGCAGTTCACTGCCATGTTCCGCCGCAAGGCCTTCCTTCACTG GTACACTGGCGAGGGCATGGATGAGATGGAGTTCACCGAGGCGGAGAGCAACATGAACGACCTGGTCTCTGAGTACCAGCAGTACCAGGACGCCACGGCCGAGGAGGAGGGCGAGTTTGAAGAGGAGGGAGAAGAAGACATGGCCTAA
- the LOC102219450 gene encoding cytochrome b-c1 complex subunit 1, mitochondrial, which produces MAASVCRVGSTVGRVLAKTRSPILLSLRRGQASVSYAQSLVGAPETQVSALDNGLRIASEDTGHATCTVGVWISAGSRYENEKNNGAGFFLEHMAFKGTKKHPQTALEQQVESMGAHLSAYTSREHTAFYMKTLTKDLPKAVELLSDVVQSCSLNEADIEQQRSVVLREMEEVEGNLQEVCLDLLHTAAYQGTPLGQSVLGPSSNARNLTRQDLVDYISSHYKAPRMVLAAAGGVNHDELVGMAKSHFSGLSFQYEGDAVPVLSPCRFTGSEIRMRDDALPLAHIAIAVEGASVSSPDIVPLMVANAIVGSYDLTYGGGKHLSSRLARLAVEENLCHSFQAFHSAYSDTGLMGIHFVSDKHHIDDMMHWTQNAWMNLCTTVTDSDVVRAQNALKASLIGQLNGTTPICDDIGRHILNYGRRIPLAEWSARIDAVTPRMVRDICSKYIYDKCPAMVAIGPIEQLPDYNRMRSGMYWLRF; this is translated from the exons ATGGCGGCGTCCGTGTGCCGAGTAGGGAGCACCGTTGGGCGAGTCCTCGCCAAAACCCGCAGT CCCATCCTGCTCTCTTTGAGACGTGGACAGGCGTCGGTCAGCTATGCCCAGAGCCTGGTAGGAGCCCCTGAAACCCAGGTCTCTGCCTTGGACAACGGTCTGAGAATTGCATCTGAGGATACCGGACATGCAACTTGCACT GTTGGAGTCTGGATCAGCGCTGGCAGCCGCTATGAGAACGAGAAGAACAACGGAGCGGGCTTCTTTCTGGAGCACATGGCTTTCAAG GGAACAAAGAAGCATCCCCAAACAGCCTTGGAGCAACAGGTGGAGTCTATGGGTGCTCACCTGAGTGCCTACACCTCCAGGGAGCACACTGCTTTCTACATGAAGACCCTCACCAAAGACCTTCCTAAAG CTGTGGAGCTGCTGTCAGACGTGGTGCAGAGCTGCTCGCTGAACGAGGCCGACATCGAGCAGCAGAGGAGCGTGGTGCTGCGGGagatggaggaggtggagggcaACCTGCAGGAAGTCTGTCTGGACCTGCTGCACACCGCAGCCTACCAGGGGACGCCGCTAGGACAGAGCGTGCTGGGGCCGTCCAGCAATGCCAG GAATCTGACCCGTCAGGACTTGGTGGATTACATCAGCAGCCATTACAAAGCCCCCCGGATGGTGCTGGCGGCTGCAGGAG GTGTTAACCACGACGAGCTGGTGGGCATGGCCAAGTCTCATTTTAGTGGACTTTCCTTTCAGTATGAGGGAGACGCCGTCCCCGTCTTGTCTCCCTGCCGGTTCACTGGCAGCGAG ATCCGCATGCGGGATGACGCTCTTCCCCTGGCGCACATCGCCATCGCCGTGGAGGGCGCCAGTGTTTCCAGCCCCGACATCGTTCCCCTTATGGTCGCCAACGCCATCGTTGGCAGCTATGACCTTACCTACGGGGGTGGAAAG cacCTGAGCAGCCGTCTGGCTCGCCTGGCGGTGGAGGAAAACCTGTGCCACAGCTTCCAGGCCTTCCACTCTGCCTACAGCGACACCGGCCTGATGGGCATCCACTTTGTGAGCGATAAGCACCACATCGACGACATGATGCACTGGACCCAGAACGCCTG GATGAACCTTTGCACCACGGTCACAGACAGTGATGTCGTTAGAGCCCAAAACGCTCTGAAGGCCAGCCTGATTGGACAGCTCAATG GTACAACACCAATTTGTGATGACATCGGCAGACACATCCTGAACTACGGACGCCGTATTCCTCTGGCAGAGTGGAGCGCCCGCATCGAT GCTGTAACTCCCAGGATGGTGCGTGACATCTGCTCCAAATACATCTACGATAAGTGTCCTGCCATGGTTGCTATCG GTCCCATTGAGCAGCTACCGGACTACAACAGGATGCGCAGCGGCATGTACTGGCTCCGGTTCTAG
- the LOC102229072 gene encoding urocortin-3-like: MRSVCVCVCFCLALLLPCCVQSHVSRPALARLDEDTQRDVLAVDFLDRDGVLNSLLRSEHHLVLRQARAPRPAPRVPKRAQQGSRFALSLDVPTSILSVLIDLAKNQDMRTKAAANAELMARIGKRK; encoded by the coding sequence atgaggagtgtgtgtgtgtgtgtgtgtttctgcctGGCTCTGCTGCTGCCCTGCTGCGTTCAGAGCCATGTGAGCCGCCCGGCCCTCGCCCGGCTCGACGAGGACACGCAAAGAGACGTCCTGGCCGTCGACTTCCTGGACCGCGACGGCGTGTTGAACTCACTGCTCCGTTCAGAGCATCACCTGGTGCTGCGGCAGGCCAGAGCCCCGCGCCCCGCGCCCCGGGTGCCGAAGAGAGCCCAGCAGGGCTCCCGCTTCGCCCTGTCCCTGGATGTCCCCACCAGCATCCTCAGTGTCCTCATAGACCTCGCCAAGAACCAGGACATGAGGACCAAGGCGGCGGCCAACGCGGAACTCATGGCGAGGATCGGCAAGAGGAAATGA